In Massilia violaceinigra, one DNA window encodes the following:
- the flgL gene encoding flagellar hook-associated protein FlgL, with amino-acid sequence MRIATSQYQATMNISLQQNQERISYVNQQMASRTRILLPSDDPVDTVRMSRLHREESAVGQYRDNIAALKIRLTKNEAYLGSMVNDMMQGRDLLVWSSDGGNAPADLAAMVSPLTALRESLLYSANSIDQEGRYVFSGTQTGTAPIAYNAAAAIGSRYSYAGNTNDQTVVVGNGITQVANGNMSGIETLLNQLDLTLAALSAPGASANDPATRATLAANLDGFDKALDLISGKIAVLGGSQNILGTLDENHSNVSLSNQMALTDIGQLDYGIAATELSGYTSALEATYKAYTKIGNLSLFAAL; translated from the coding sequence ATGCGGATTGCCACCAGCCAGTATCAAGCGACGATGAACATCTCGCTCCAGCAAAACCAGGAGCGCATCAGCTACGTCAATCAGCAGATGGCGAGCCGTACCCGCATCCTGCTGCCGTCCGACGACCCGGTCGACACGGTGCGCATGTCGCGCCTGCACCGCGAAGAGTCCGCCGTCGGCCAGTACCGCGACAATATCGCCGCGCTCAAGATCCGCCTGACCAAGAACGAAGCCTACCTCGGCAGCATGGTCAACGACATGATGCAGGGCCGCGACCTGCTGGTCTGGTCGTCCGACGGCGGCAACGCCCCGGCCGACCTGGCCGCCATGGTGTCGCCCCTGACCGCCCTGCGCGAAAGCCTGCTCTACAGCGCCAACTCGATCGACCAGGAAGGGCGCTATGTGTTTTCCGGCACCCAGACCGGCACCGCCCCGATCGCCTACAACGCGGCCGCCGCGATCGGTTCGCGCTACAGCTACGCCGGCAATACCAACGACCAGACGGTCGTGGTCGGCAACGGCATCACCCAGGTTGCGAACGGTAATATGAGCGGCATCGAAACCCTGCTCAACCAGCTCGACCTGACCCTGGCCGCGCTCAGCGCGCCGGGCGCCAGCGCCAACGACCCGGCCACCCGCGCCACCCTCGCGGCCAACCTGGACGGCTTCGACAAGGCGCTCGACCTCATTTCCGGCAAGATCGCCGTGCTGGGCGGCTCGCAAAACATCCTCGGCACGCTCGACGAAAACCACAGCAATGTGAGTTTGTCGAACCAGATGGCGCTGACCGACATCGGCCAGCTCGACTACGGCATCGCCGCGACCGAGCTGAGCGGCTACACCAGCGCGCTGGAAGCGACCTACAAGGCCTATACGAAGATAGGCAACCTGTCCCTGTTCGCGGCGCTGTAA